From Streptomyces sp. TLI_105, the proteins below share one genomic window:
- a CDS encoding globin produces MNEIPGETVQEQTFYEQVGGEETFRRLVRRFYEGVAADPLLRPMYPEEDLGPAEERLALFLMQYWGGPRTYSDHRGHPRLRMRHAPFTVDQAAHDAWLRHMRDALDSLGLAPEHESELWRYLTYAAASMVNSAN; encoded by the coding sequence GTGAACGAGATTCCCGGGGAAACGGTGCAGGAGCAGACCTTCTACGAGCAGGTCGGGGGCGAGGAGACGTTCCGCCGCCTGGTCCGCCGCTTCTACGAGGGGGTCGCGGCCGACCCGCTGCTGCGCCCGATGTACCCCGAGGAGGACCTCGGCCCGGCCGAGGAGCGTCTCGCCCTCTTCCTGATGCAGTACTGGGGCGGCCCCCGGACCTACAGCGACCACCGCGGCCACCCCCGCCTCCGCATGCGTCACGCGCCGTTCACCGTGGACCAGGCCGCCCACGACGCCTGGCTGCGTCACATGCGCGACGCCCTCGACTCGCTCGGCCTGGCTCCGGAGCACGAGAGCGAGCTGTGGCGGTACCTGACCTACGCGGCGGCCTCGATGGTGAACAGCGCGAACTAG
- a CDS encoding FtsX-like permease family protein yields MPRSRSSRSEKPARPVAPWVRTRLRTAPWAAAALALLVLVTAYLAAALPRAVDRYETEGLRHDIRTAAPRSSVLELTNPVPVGERGPGLVPGLLQAQSDEVRDLFPAPILTDPEQSVHGVRTVKRVPGSDPWLPQPDGLPPEFVLSSPSDLTDHATLRKGRLPAGTAAAPEAVVTPQTAEALRLKPGSVVHIPSRLGTEPVAVTVTGIIEPRAPRSPYWSVEPLLRTPALAPKVGDEIKYYWQAALLLSPSSVSAALSTTNDVEVFFRFMPEAGHLTGRDVDRLDAALGSVKGGPDLVKMRKAVKGNATLTTQLDEISGSYRSMREAINPVVAVAVFGIGAVAAVVLVMTGGLFVARRDSELSLIRSRGASLTGIGLRLLGETSAVAVPAAALALGLAVATVRPPDDGSGGIPLGPSVLAAALVALIAILVLPVRAVVLHRRPRLHGGRDDLLTARPSRRRTVLELTLLVLAVGAVASLRLRGTDDSGDHLVSAAPVLVGLIAAMVLVRVYPLPLRWLARPARRLRGAVGPLALARAGRASSSGALPLLALVLALTTAAFGGSVLAGVADARDRAALLATGADARIGSPIEWTPLPAGLAESVRGLKGVRDVAPVQIEYGVDVPSYQGTAAQPMSAPIVGVEPASYTRLADRTGFGPFPAGLLASTGRGGEGAVADTERVLPAIASPKVAERLGKGPMDIVAAAGVFRVRVVAVRSATPALDDADFLLVNGADLTHRADTSLLVTGPVDGAALRTAVKAKSVRGKTSLAVRLRTEERATYVDSPLQSGAERIYLGAIGAGAAFAVIAVLLSLLQSAPERNTLLARLRTMGLTRGQARRLLGLEALPQAVLAALGGILVGWTTVPLLAPGIDLFRLALAAAPGFAPLDSAPLRADPWSLVLPALAVVVLTGLAAVGQAWWAGRRSSIKELRAGDAR; encoded by the coding sequence ATGCCCCGGTCCCGGTCGTCCCGGTCCGAGAAGCCCGCCCGTCCGGTGGCGCCCTGGGTGCGGACCCGGCTGCGGACCGCGCCCTGGGCCGCCGCCGCCCTCGCCCTGCTCGTCCTCGTCACCGCGTACCTCGCGGCCGCGCTGCCCCGCGCCGTCGACCGGTACGAGACGGAGGGCCTCCGGCACGACATCCGGACGGCCGCTCCCCGCAGCTCGGTCCTCGAACTGACCAACCCCGTCCCCGTGGGCGAGCGCGGCCCCGGCCTCGTCCCCGGCCTCCTCCAGGCGCAGAGCGACGAGGTGCGGGACCTGTTCCCCGCGCCGATCCTGACCGACCCGGAGCAGAGCGTCCACGGCGTCCGCACGGTCAAGCGGGTCCCGGGCTCCGACCCGTGGCTGCCCCAGCCCGACGGGCTTCCGCCCGAGTTCGTCCTCTCCTCCCCCTCCGACCTCACCGATCACGCGACGCTGCGGAAGGGCCGGCTGCCGGCGGGCACGGCCGCCGCCCCGGAAGCCGTCGTGACCCCGCAGACCGCCGAGGCCCTGCGCCTGAAGCCCGGCTCCGTCGTGCACATACCGAGCCGGCTCGGCACCGAACCGGTCGCCGTCACGGTCACCGGGATCATCGAGCCCCGCGCCCCCCGGTCCCCGTACTGGTCGGTCGAGCCGCTGCTGCGCACCCCGGCGCTCGCCCCGAAGGTCGGCGACGAGATCAAGTACTACTGGCAGGCCGCGCTTCTCCTCTCCCCCTCCTCCGTGTCCGCCGCGCTCTCCACGACGAACGACGTGGAGGTCTTCTTCCGGTTCATGCCGGAGGCCGGCCACCTCACCGGGCGGGACGTCGACCGGCTCGACGCCGCGCTCGGCTCGGTGAAGGGCGGCCCCGACCTGGTCAAGATGCGCAAGGCCGTCAAGGGCAACGCCACCCTGACCACCCAGCTCGACGAGATCTCCGGCTCGTACCGCTCGATGCGCGAGGCCATCAACCCGGTCGTGGCCGTCGCCGTCTTCGGAATCGGCGCCGTCGCCGCGGTCGTCCTCGTGATGACCGGCGGCCTGTTCGTCGCCCGCCGCGACAGCGAGCTCTCGCTGATCCGCTCCCGTGGTGCCTCCCTCACCGGCATCGGCCTGCGGCTGCTCGGCGAGACCTCGGCCGTCGCCGTACCGGCCGCCGCGCTCGCCCTCGGCCTCGCGGTGGCCACCGTCCGGCCGCCCGACGACGGCTCCGGCGGGATCCCCCTCGGCCCCTCCGTCCTCGCCGCCGCGCTCGTCGCCCTGATCGCGATCCTGGTCCTGCCCGTGCGGGCGGTCGTCCTGCACCGGCGCCCGCGCCTGCACGGCGGCCGCGACGACCTGCTCACCGCCCGCCCCTCCCGGCGCCGCACGGTCCTCGAACTGACCCTGCTCGTCCTCGCCGTGGGCGCCGTCGCCTCGCTGCGGCTGCGCGGCACCGACGACTCCGGCGACCACCTGGTGAGCGCCGCCCCGGTGCTGGTCGGCCTGATCGCCGCCATGGTCCTCGTACGGGTCTACCCGCTGCCGCTGCGGTGGCTGGCCCGTCCGGCCCGCCGGCTGCGCGGGGCCGTCGGACCGCTCGCCCTGGCCCGTGCCGGACGCGCCTCCTCCTCGGGCGCCCTCCCGCTGCTCGCCCTCGTCCTCGCCCTGACCACGGCGGCCTTCGGCGGCTCCGTCCTCGCGGGCGTCGCCGACGCCCGCGACCGGGCCGCCCTCCTGGCCACCGGCGCGGACGCCCGGATCGGCAGCCCGATCGAATGGACCCCGCTGCCCGCCGGGCTCGCCGAGTCGGTGCGCGGTCTGAAGGGCGTACGGGACGTGGCGCCGGTCCAGATCGAGTACGGGGTCGACGTGCCGTCCTATCAGGGGACCGCCGCGCAGCCGATGAGCGCGCCGATCGTGGGCGTCGAGCCCGCCTCGTACACCCGGCTCGCGGACCGGACCGGCTTCGGGCCCTTCCCCGCCGGGCTGCTCGCCTCGACGGGCAGGGGCGGCGAGGGCGCCGTCGCGGACACCGAGCGGGTGCTGCCCGCGATCGCCTCGCCGAAGGTCGCCGAGCGGCTCGGCAAGGGGCCGATGGACATCGTCGCGGCGGCCGGTGTCTTCCGGGTCAGGGTGGTCGCCGTGCGGTCGGCCACCCCGGCCCTGGACGACGCCGACTTCCTCCTCGTCAACGGCGCCGACCTCACCCACCGGGCGGACACCTCACTGCTGGTCACGGGGCCGGTGGACGGCGCCGCGCTGCGCACCGCCGTGAAGGCGAAGTCGGTGCGGGGGAAGACCTCCCTCGCCGTGAGGCTGCGGACCGAGGAGCGGGCCACGTACGTGGACTCGCCGCTCCAGTCGGGCGCCGAGCGGATCTACCTCGGCGCGATCGGCGCGGGCGCCGCCTTCGCCGTGATCGCCGTGCTCCTCTCGCTGCTGCAGAGCGCGCCGGAGCGGAACACGCTCCTCGCCCGGCTGCGGACGATGGGACTCACCCGCGGGCAGGCACGACGGCTGCTCGGCCTGGAGGCGCTGCCGCAGGCCGTCCTCGCGGCGCTCGGCGGCATCCTCGTCGGCTGGACGACGGTGCCGCTGCTCGCCCCGGGCATCGACCTGTTCCGGCTGGCGCTCGCGGCGGCGCCGGGCTTCGCCCCGCTGGACAGCGCCCCGCTGCGGGCCGACCCGTGGTCGCTGGTGCTGCCCGCGCTCGCCGTCGTCGTCCTGACGGGGCTCGCGGCGGTCGGACAGGCGTGGTGGGCGGGGCGCAGGAGCTCGATCAAGGAACTCAGGGCAGGAGACGCACGATGA
- a CDS encoding ABC transporter permease: protein MTGFVFLRVRAHRLLLAAALLAVLLTTSVLATLAAFSGAIGDAALQAGLRGRSAAAASLLVSGQVPAAKRAGAEAAVEDGTRKTFDGLPVTVRRLERSGPYALPRSLQPPAARTGDPDLTHFAALDRSRLSLVKGSWPSPARTGGVVEAALPEEAARRLKIGPGTVLDLTDRLDGPKVKARITGLYRPVDTADLYWQLDPAGGRGVRTVAFTTYGPLLADPAVLGSGTLSPGDTSWLGSADFTGFTTDRMDALRTTATEGPKALADATDEFGTTISASTALPTVLDQTQRALLVSRSTLLIVAVQLVLLAAYALLLVARLLSTERSGETALLRARGGSRRRIAGLAAAEALLLALPAALAAPLLSGPLTRLFAERSALSSLGVHLDTSPSLQVWLVAALVALCCAAAVVAPALAAGDGSVVSLRKARSATLPGPVRAGADLGLLAIAAVAYWQLQRPAAAGGTLGADEAGGGSVDPVLVAAPALALLAGTVLTLRLLPPAAKLAERRAAGGRGLSAALAGWQFSRRPLRGAGPVLLLVLAVAMGMLAIGQSGSWERSQGDQADFRVGTDIRVLSAGPGEPTQTERLAAVPGVEAVAPVHRASMDVSGKNATVLAVDTRNAGGLLLRPDLSAVPVPSLLAPLTPKTAGGRGLPLPAGTRTLALDLRTSAPAGTPEARVTAVLEDPSGVPYRQAVGSLPSDDRSHRLSLDLGALTAVPGTDGTRGSGGRLTLIGLELTGPVADGAHHTQVLHVERFTTTGADGATKTHAPAQVLAPWASAFELASGSRGTTESAANGRAGTAGPGGRPAPYSVSFSLTGTPTGNSWLGPSEFALRLDAPAPKAPKRLSAVATEGFMAASGAKPGDLVEVDFDGRQIDVTVDRVVKELPTTGPGARTDAAATAVATPEDGGAVLLDLAAVNQYLAASTGGTVTLPPDEWWLAVAPGRVDEVAEALRARADADPAQVLVRDEVAAELLGDPLGAGPNAALMAVAAAAAALAAVGFGVGSAGAMRERSAEFGVLRALGAPQRKLARLIAAEQGLLIGIGLLVGIGLGTVLARAVVPLVVLTGRATRPVPPVLVELPLGQVALLLAGVAALPLAIVAAIALRRTDPVVTLRHQGEN, encoded by the coding sequence GTGACGGGGTTCGTATTTCTGCGTGTCAGGGCACACCGGCTGCTGCTCGCCGCCGCACTGCTCGCCGTGCTCCTGACGACCTCGGTGCTCGCCACCCTCGCCGCCTTCTCCGGGGCGATCGGGGACGCCGCGCTCCAGGCCGGACTGCGCGGCCGGTCCGCGGCCGCCGCCTCGCTGCTCGTGAGCGGACAGGTGCCGGCCGCGAAACGGGCCGGTGCCGAGGCCGCCGTCGAGGACGGGACGCGGAAGACCTTCGACGGACTCCCGGTGACCGTACGGCGGCTCGAACGCTCGGGGCCGTACGCGCTGCCCCGCTCCCTCCAGCCGCCCGCCGCCCGCACGGGCGACCCCGACCTGACGCACTTCGCCGCGCTCGACCGCTCCCGGCTCTCGCTCGTCAAGGGCTCCTGGCCCTCCCCCGCCCGGACCGGCGGCGTCGTCGAGGCGGCGCTCCCCGAGGAGGCGGCCCGGCGGCTCAAGATCGGCCCCGGCACCGTGCTCGACCTCACCGACCGGCTCGACGGCCCGAAGGTGAAGGCCCGGATCACCGGCCTCTACCGCCCCGTCGACACCGCCGACCTGTACTGGCAGCTGGACCCGGCGGGCGGCCGCGGCGTGCGGACCGTCGCCTTCACCACGTACGGTCCGCTGCTCGCCGACCCGGCCGTCCTCGGCTCCGGGACGCTGAGCCCCGGCGACACCTCCTGGCTCGGCTCCGCCGACTTCACCGGCTTCACCACGGACCGGATGGACGCCCTGCGCACCACGGCGACCGAGGGCCCGAAGGCGCTGGCCGACGCCACGGACGAGTTCGGCACGACGATCTCCGCGTCGACCGCGCTCCCGACCGTCCTGGACCAGACCCAGCGGGCCCTGCTCGTCTCCCGCTCCACCCTCCTGATCGTCGCCGTCCAGCTGGTGCTGCTCGCCGCGTACGCGCTGCTGCTCGTCGCCCGGCTGCTCAGCACCGAGCGCTCCGGCGAGACGGCCCTGCTGCGGGCCCGCGGCGGTTCGCGGCGCCGGATCGCCGGGCTCGCCGCCGCCGAGGCCCTGCTGCTCGCCCTGCCCGCGGCGCTCGCCGCCCCCCTCCTGTCCGGCCCGCTGACCCGGCTCTTCGCCGAGCGGTCGGCGCTCTCCTCGCTCGGCGTGCACCTCGACACCTCGCCCTCGCTCCAGGTTTGGCTGGTCGCCGCCCTGGTCGCCCTGTGCTGCGCGGCGGCCGTCGTGGCCCCCGCCCTCGCCGCCGGGGACGGCTCCGTCGTCTCGCTGCGCAAGGCCCGCTCGGCGACGCTGCCCGGCCCGGTGCGCGCCGGGGCGGACCTCGGCCTCCTCGCCATCGCCGCCGTCGCGTACTGGCAGCTCCAGCGGCCGGCCGCCGCGGGCGGCACCCTCGGCGCGGACGAGGCCGGCGGCGGCTCCGTCGACCCGGTGCTCGTCGCCGCGCCCGCCCTCGCCCTGCTCGCCGGCACCGTCCTGACGCTGCGTCTGCTGCCGCCCGCCGCCAAGCTGGCCGAGCGGCGCGCGGCCGGCGGCCGCGGGCTCTCCGCCGCCCTCGCGGGCTGGCAGTTCAGCCGCCGGCCGCTGCGCGGCGCGGGCCCCGTCCTCCTCCTCGTCCTCGCCGTGGCGATGGGCATGCTGGCCATCGGGCAGAGCGGCTCGTGGGAGCGCTCGCAGGGCGACCAGGCCGACTTCCGCGTCGGTACGGACATCCGGGTGCTGAGCGCGGGACCCGGCGAGCCGACGCAGACCGAGCGGCTCGCCGCCGTCCCGGGCGTCGAGGCCGTGGCCCCGGTGCACCGCGCCTCCATGGACGTGTCCGGGAAGAACGCCACCGTCCTCGCCGTCGACACCCGCAACGCCGGCGGGCTGCTGCTGCGCCCCGACCTCTCCGCCGTCCCCGTCCCGTCCCTGCTGGCGCCGCTGACCCCGAAGACCGCCGGCGGCCGCGGCCTCCCGCTGCCCGCCGGGACCCGCACCCTCGCCCTCGACCTGCGGACCTCCGCGCCCGCGGGCACGCCCGAGGCGCGGGTCACGGCCGTCCTGGAGGACCCGAGCGGTGTCCCGTACCGGCAGGCCGTGGGATCGCTGCCCTCCGACGACCGCAGCCACCGGCTGAGCCTCGACCTCGGCGCGCTGACCGCCGTGCCCGGCACCGACGGCACCCGCGGCTCCGGCGGCCGCCTCACCCTCATCGGCCTGGAGCTCACCGGACCGGTCGCCGACGGCGCGCACCACACGCAGGTCCTGCACGTCGAGCGCTTCACCACCACCGGGGCCGACGGCGCCACGAAGACGCACGCCCCCGCGCAGGTCCTCGCCCCCTGGGCCTCCGCCTTCGAACTGGCCAGTGGCAGCCGGGGGACGACCGAGAGCGCCGCGAACGGACGTGCCGGCACCGCCGGACCCGGCGGCCGACCGGCCCCGTACTCCGTCTCGTTCTCGCTCACCGGCACGCCCACCGGGAACTCCTGGCTCGGCCCCTCGGAGTTCGCCCTGCGGCTGGACGCCCCCGCTCCGAAGGCCCCGAAGCGGCTTTCGGCCGTGGCCACCGAGGGCTTCATGGCGGCGAGCGGCGCCAAGCCCGGCGACCTGGTCGAGGTCGACTTCGACGGCCGGCAGATCGACGTCACCGTCGACCGGGTCGTCAAGGAGCTGCCCACCACCGGCCCCGGCGCCCGGACCGACGCGGCCGCCACTGCCGTCGCCACCCCCGAGGACGGCGGCGCGGTCCTCCTCGACCTGGCCGCGGTCAACCAGTACCTCGCGGCCTCCACCGGCGGGACCGTCACCCTGCCGCCCGACGAGTGGTGGCTGGCCGTCGCCCCCGGCCGCGTGGACGAGGTCGCCGAGGCCCTGCGCGCCCGCGCCGACGCGGACCCCGCCCAGGTCCTCGTACGCGACGAGGTCGCCGCCGAACTCCTCGGCGACCCGCTCGGCGCGGGCCCCAACGCCGCCCTGATGGCCGTCGCCGCGGCCGCCGCCGCCCTCGCCGCCGTCGGCTTCGGCGTCGGCTCGGCCGGCGCGATGCGGGAACGGTCCGCCGAATTCGGGGTGTTGCGGGCGCTCGGCGCGCCGCAGCGCAAGCTCGCCCGGCTGATCGCCGCCGAACAGGGGCTGCTCATCGGCATCGGCCTGCTCGTCGGCATCGGGCTCGGCACCGTCCTGGCCCGGGCCGTCGTCCCGCTCGTCGTCCTCACCGGCCGGGCGACCCGGCCCGTCCCACCGGTCCTCGTCGAACTGCCCCTCGGCCAGGTGGCCCTGCTGCTCGCCGGCGTCGCCGCGCTGCCGCTGGCCATCGTCGCCGCGATCGCCCTGCGCCGCACCGATCCGGTCGTGACCCTGCGCCACCAGGGGGAGAACTGA